In one Spirosoma rigui genomic region, the following are encoded:
- a CDS encoding rhamnogalacturonan acetylesterase, which translates to MKRNLLLISLLIPTIFLLLAGTFPPRPTLYLIGDSTVKNSSDKGEGGMWGWGHFIGNHLDTTRLTVENHAIGGRSSRTFLAEGRWDRIMATLKPGDFVMMQFGHNDAGAINDTIRARGTIRGIGEETEAIDNLLTKKHEVVHSYGWYIRKYVTDTQAKGAIPIVLSLVPRNGWKAGKIVRATDSYGTWAADVAKKEGAYFIDLNEQVAAKYDALRDSITLQTTYFVSDHTHTNAAGARLNAATVIEALGQQKACPLNRYVVNRSRKY; encoded by the coding sequence ATGAAGCGTAACCTCCTGTTGATCAGCCTCCTCATTCCGACTATATTCCTCCTGCTGGCGGGTACCTTCCCCCCGCGGCCCACCCTTTACCTGATTGGTGATTCGACGGTAAAAAACTCCAGCGACAAGGGCGAAGGCGGCATGTGGGGCTGGGGCCATTTTATTGGCAACCACCTCGATACCACCCGGCTAACCGTCGAGAATCACGCGATTGGCGGACGGAGCAGTCGTACGTTTTTGGCCGAGGGGCGCTGGGATCGGATCATGGCAACACTGAAACCCGGCGACTTTGTGATGATGCAATTCGGCCACAACGACGCCGGAGCGATCAATGATACCATTCGCGCCCGGGGTACGATCAGGGGCATTGGCGAGGAGACCGAAGCCATTGACAACCTGCTCACCAAAAAACACGAAGTGGTGCACAGCTACGGCTGGTACATCCGGAAATACGTAACGGATACCCAGGCGAAAGGGGCCATTCCCATCGTGCTGTCGCTGGTACCGCGCAACGGCTGGAAAGCGGGAAAGATTGTCCGCGCTACCGACAGTTACGGCACCTGGGCGGCCGACGTGGCTAAAAAAGAGGGCGCTTATTTCATTGATCTGAACGAACAGGTAGCGGCCAAATACGACGCCCTGCGCGACTCCATAACCCTGCAAACTACGTACTTCGTCAGCGATCATACGCACACCAACGCAGCCGGTGCCCGGCTCAACGCGGCTACGGTCATTGAAGCACTGGGCCAGCAGAAAGCCTGCCCCCTGAACCGCTACGTTGTGAACCGCTCCCGGAAATACTAA
- the rhaM gene encoding L-rhamnose mutarotase, which translates to MEEIAFTMKLKPGMEAEYLRRHDEIWPELSDVLTKAGIRDYSIYLDRSSGTLFAVQKRLPGHTADELPSRPVMQRWWLYMADLMETNPDSSPTVNALERVFHMD; encoded by the coding sequence ATGGAAGAAATTGCCTTCACGATGAAACTGAAGCCCGGCATGGAAGCCGAGTACCTCCGCCGGCACGATGAGATATGGCCCGAACTATCAGATGTGTTAACGAAGGCGGGTATTCGGGACTATTCCATCTACCTCGACCGCTCGAGCGGTACGCTCTTTGCCGTTCAGAAACGCCTGCCCGGTCATACCGCCGATGAGTTGCCTTCCCGCCCCGTTATGCAGCGGTGGTGGCTGTACATGGCTGATCTGATGGAAACCAATCCCGATTCGTCGCCAACAGTTAACGCACTGGAGCGCGTCTTTCACATGGACTGA
- a CDS encoding lysophospholipid acyltransferase family protein yields MKKLLDYVLSSLYLLYFGLVLLVFHVIQAGAFHLIGKDAHKKTVDVMNAFIAYGWYLTGSTIQYRQLTDLPTDRPIIFVANHQSMFDISPIIWFLRRHTPIFVSKIELSHGIPSISYNLRKSGAALIDRKDAKQAISEIARLGKHIQQKKHSAVIFPEGTRSASGQMRPFATGGLAVLLKRAPGALVVPVVIRGTGHFNPKGIFPLRSFTRMSWTVLPGLEPAGQTPEDITRLAQEAIAAELEKTI; encoded by the coding sequence ATGAAGAAACTTCTTGACTATGTCCTGAGCAGCCTTTACCTGCTCTATTTCGGTTTGGTACTGCTTGTCTTCCACGTCATCCAGGCAGGTGCATTTCATCTTATAGGTAAGGATGCTCATAAGAAAACGGTAGATGTCATGAATGCGTTCATTGCCTACGGCTGGTACCTGACGGGTAGTACCATTCAGTACCGGCAACTGACCGACCTGCCGACTGACCGGCCCATCATTTTTGTGGCCAATCACCAGAGCATGTTCGACATCTCGCCCATCATCTGGTTTTTGCGCCGGCACACGCCCATTTTCGTGTCCAAAATCGAGCTTTCGCACGGCATCCCGAGTATTTCCTATAACCTGCGCAAGAGCGGAGCTGCGCTCATTGACCGTAAAGACGCCAAGCAGGCCATCTCCGAAATTGCTCGCCTGGGTAAGCATATCCAGCAGAAAAAGCACTCGGCGGTGATATTTCCGGAAGGGACCCGCTCGGCTTCGGGCCAGATGCGGCCCTTTGCAACGGGTGGACTGGCGGTGCTGCTCAAACGCGCGCCGGGAGCCCTGGTGGTGCCGGTCGTGATCCGGGGTACGGGCCATTTCAATCCCAAGGGCATCTTTCCGCTACGGTCGTTCACGCGCATGTCCTGGACAGTGCTGCCCGGTCTGGAACCCGCCGGTCAAACACCCGAAGACATCACGCGACTGGCTCAGGAAGCCATTGCTGCCGAACTGGAAAAGACGATCTAG